A genomic window from Microvirga sp. TS319 includes:
- a CDS encoding sugar ABC transporter ATP-binding protein → MTGSSPILEMSGISKTFPGVRALSDVSLTVYPGEIHALMGENGAGKSTLMKILSGAYQADSGGEIRIDGEPATINGPLAALHHGISTIYQELALAPNLSVAENMLLGREHRSGPMIDRRSMENACRNVLARLGVSFGPSTRVSELSMAERQLVEIARALIANARILIMDEPTTSLSSRETDALFALVRQLRAEGLAIIYISHRMGEVYELADRVSVLRDGAYVGTLDHRDISADRLVRMMVGRDLSSFYKKDHDAKGSRGPVIFSVRNVGDGRRVHDCSFDLHLGETLGIAGLVGAGRTELARLLYGADARTRGEILLQGRPLSIHHPEDSIDAGIVYLTEDRKHLGLFLDMTVRDNINMNVLGRDARAGKVLNQKTARTRAAEAIRSLTIRVAGDIVPVGSLSGGNQQKVLLSRLLETKPRVLILDEPTRGVDIGAKSEIYRLIDALVRSGVGVIVISSELPEIVGICDRVLVMREGRIAGEVGGAGHPPMTQENIVAIATGVKEAAA, encoded by the coding sequence ATGACCGGATCATCTCCGATCCTCGAAATGTCCGGGATCTCGAAGACCTTCCCGGGCGTGAGGGCACTGTCCGATGTGTCGCTCACGGTCTATCCCGGCGAGATCCATGCCCTCATGGGGGAAAACGGCGCCGGCAAATCGACCCTGATGAAAATTCTCTCGGGGGCGTATCAGGCCGACAGCGGCGGAGAGATTCGGATCGACGGGGAGCCCGCAACGATCAACGGTCCCCTCGCCGCTCTTCACCACGGGATATCGACGATCTATCAGGAACTCGCTCTCGCGCCGAACCTATCGGTCGCCGAGAACATGCTGCTGGGGCGCGAGCACCGAAGCGGACCCATGATCGACCGCCGCTCGATGGAGAACGCCTGCCGGAACGTGCTCGCCAGGCTGGGGGTCTCCTTCGGGCCGTCGACCAGGGTCAGCGAATTGTCGATGGCCGAACGGCAATTGGTGGAGATCGCCCGCGCCCTCATCGCCAATGCCCGCATCCTGATCATGGACGAGCCGACCACATCCCTCTCCTCTCGGGAAACGGACGCCCTGTTCGCGCTCGTGCGGCAGCTTCGGGCGGAGGGCTTGGCCATCATCTATATCAGCCACCGAATGGGTGAGGTCTACGAACTCGCGGACAGAGTCTCGGTACTGAGGGACGGCGCCTATGTCGGAACGCTCGATCACCGAGACATCTCGGCCGATCGCCTCGTCCGCATGATGGTGGGACGCGACCTTTCCTCCTTTTACAAGAAGGACCATGACGCGAAGGGAAGCCGGGGGCCGGTGATCTTCTCCGTCCGCAACGTGGGTGACGGGCGGCGGGTCCACGACTGCTCTTTCGATCTGCACCTGGGAGAGACGCTCGGAATTGCGGGGCTTGTCGGAGCCGGAAGAACCGAACTCGCCCGCCTTCTTTATGGAGCCGATGCCCGAACCAGGGGCGAGATTCTGCTCCAGGGCCGGCCGCTCTCTATCCACCATCCGGAGGACTCGATCGATGCCGGCATCGTCTATCTGACCGAGGACCGAAAGCACCTTGGCCTCTTTCTGGACATGACGGTCCGTGACAACATCAATATGAACGTGCTCGGGCGAGATGCCCGCGCCGGGAAAGTGCTGAACCAGAAGACCGCGAGAACCCGGGCTGCCGAGGCGATCCGCTCTCTTACCATCCGGGTTGCCGGAGACATTGTGCCCGTCGGCAGCCTCTCCGGCGGCAATCAGCAGAAGGTTCTGCTCTCCCGCCTGCTCGAAACGAAGCCTCGTGTTCTCATTCTCGACGAACCGACACGCGGGGTGGATATCGGCGCGAAATCGGAGATCTATCGACTGATCGACGCGCTTGTCAGAAGCGGCGTCGGCGTCATCGTCATTTCGAGCGAGCTTCCTGAAATCGTCGGCATCTGCGACCGCGTTCTGGTGATGCGCGAGGGAAGGATCGCCGGCGAAGTGGGGGGTGCCGGTCACCCGCCCATGACCCAGGAGAACATCGTCGCGATCGCGACCGGGGTAAAGGAAGCCGCCGCATGA
- a CDS encoding gamma-glutamyl-gamma-aminobutyrate hydrolase family protein, protein MTQRLGSKPIVGILGNRTYDGLLPTQSVDEKYLRALVDLSGVDVIILPALENSSGLENILDHVDGILFTGAATNVHPDYFEPGAEEARYRPFDAGRDDAAFRLIRLVCERDLPMLAICRGIQELNVAFGGSLHADIATDEEHHCHGSWVSGAPLEQLYGPAHELLVTPGSFMAALTDGKTPVVNSLHVQAIDRLGNGLTVEARAPDGTIEAVSVDGRTFSLGVQWHPEFQASENELSRRIFQAFGDAVRAFHRM, encoded by the coding sequence ATGACCCAACGGTTAGGTTCGAAGCCTATCGTAGGAATTCTCGGCAACCGAACCTACGACGGATTGCTGCCGACACAATCCGTGGACGAGAAGTATCTTCGCGCCCTCGTCGACCTGTCCGGCGTCGACGTGATCATCCTTCCCGCGCTGGAGAACTCTTCCGGACTCGAGAACATCCTCGACCATGTCGACGGCATCCTTTTCACGGGGGCGGCAACGAACGTTCATCCGGACTATTTCGAGCCTGGCGCCGAGGAGGCCCGGTACAGGCCCTTCGATGCCGGTCGGGACGACGCTGCGTTCAGGTTGATCCGGCTGGTGTGCGAGCGCGATCTCCCGATGCTGGCCATATGCCGTGGCATTCAGGAGCTCAACGTCGCCTTCGGCGGCAGTCTCCATGCCGATATCGCCACGGATGAGGAGCACCACTGCCATGGCTCCTGGGTTTCCGGTGCCCCGCTCGAACAGCTCTACGGCCCGGCCCACGAACTGCTCGTCACGCCGGGCAGCTTCATGGCGGCACTGACCGACGGGAAAACTCCCGTCGTGAACTCTCTGCACGTCCAGGCCATCGACAGATTAGGGAATGGCCTCACCGTCGAGGCAAGGGCGCCGGATGGAACGATCGAGGCGGTCAGCGTCGACGGACGCACCTTCAGCCTGGGCGTTCAATGGCATCCGGAGTTCCAGGCTTCCGAGAACGAGTTGTCGCGCAGGATCTTCCAGGCATTCGGAGATGCGGTGCGGGCTTTCCACCGCATGTAG
- a CDS encoding carbohydrate kinase, with protein sequence MILVCGEALIDLFVGAPSPVGLSAEAVAGGSPFNVAIGIGRLGRPAAFLSTLSEDTFGAFLASRLADAGVSASYLLRCPNPTTLSVVATTPSGEPQYSFYAPDSADRALAPERLPPQLPPDVTAIAAGSYALGVQPIASAIETLLRREAGSRVISLDPNVRPRVVGDLAIYRERFERLMGYAHIVKASDEDIGLLYPGQDLVPVAREWLQYGPKLVVVTRGAEGPLCVFGPSVIERPAPRIDVVDTVGAGDTFHAGLLSWFDANELLTPHGFAGLNEAHVTAGLDFAAAAAAIVCTRRGANPPTWEEVNRFMAERA encoded by the coding sequence ATGATCCTGGTCTGTGGCGAAGCCCTGATCGACCTGTTTGTCGGAGCGCCGTCTCCGGTCGGGCTGTCGGCCGAGGCCGTGGCGGGCGGCTCGCCCTTCAATGTGGCGATCGGGATCGGCCGCCTCGGCCGTCCGGCCGCCTTTCTGTCGACCCTCTCGGAAGACACCTTCGGGGCCTTCCTGGCGAGCAGGCTCGCCGATGCAGGCGTCAGCGCATCCTATCTGCTGCGGTGCCCCAATCCGACCACTCTGAGCGTTGTCGCGACAACCCCATCCGGCGAACCGCAATATTCCTTCTATGCCCCGGACAGCGCGGACCGCGCCCTCGCTCCCGAGAGGCTTCCCCCGCAACTCCCGCCTGACGTGACTGCGATTGCGGCAGGCTCGTACGCGCTCGGAGTACAGCCTATCGCCAGCGCAATCGAAACGCTGCTCCGCCGTGAAGCCGGGTCGCGCGTGATCTCGCTCGACCCGAACGTCCGCCCTCGGGTGGTCGGCGACCTGGCGATCTACCGGGAGCGCTTCGAGCGGCTCATGGGATATGCGCATATCGTCAAGGCGAGCGACGAAGACATCGGTCTGCTCTATCCCGGTCAGGACCTCGTCCCGGTCGCGCGGGAGTGGCTTCAGTACGGCCCGAAGCTCGTCGTCGTGACACGGGGTGCGGAGGGACCCCTATGCGTCTTCGGCCCCTCTGTCATCGAGCGCCCTGCGCCTCGCATCGATGTGGTGGACACGGTCGGCGCGGGCGACACCTTCCACGCCGGGCTGCTCTCCTGGTTCGATGCGAACGAGCTTCTCACGCCTCACGGCTTTGCCGGATTGAACGAAGCCCATGTTACGGCAGGTCTTGATTTCGCGGCAGCCGCGGCAGCCATCGTCTGTACCCGGCGAGGCGCGAATCCCCCGACATGGGAGGAAGTGAACCGTTTCATGGCAGAGCGTGCTTAG
- a CDS encoding ABC transporter substrate-binding protein, with amino-acid sequence MKRILLVAVAAAALGAGAAQAKELKSIGISLGSMGNPFFVALARGAEAEAKKINPNVRVTAVGYDYDLNKQFTQIDNFIAAGVDMILLNPGDPNAVEPAIKKAQAAGIMVVAVDTAAKGADLTVTTDNVQAGQIACQYIVDKLQGKGNVIIQNGPQVSAVIDRVKGCKEVFAKNNGIKILSDDQDAKGSREGGLQVMQSHLTRFPDINAVFAINDPQAIGTNLAAKQLNRNNIIITSVDGAPDIEAALKDPGSPMIQASASQDPYAMAQLAVRLGNDAMNGKKPENTVTLMPSKLITRDNVGQYQGWSAPRS; translated from the coding sequence ATGAAGCGTATTCTTCTGGTGGCTGTCGCAGCCGCAGCGCTCGGCGCGGGTGCGGCTCAGGCCAAGGAGCTGAAATCCATCGGCATCTCGCTCGGCTCCATGGGCAACCCGTTCTTCGTCGCCCTCGCCCGTGGCGCTGAAGCCGAGGCGAAGAAGATCAATCCGAACGTCAGGGTCACGGCCGTCGGCTATGATTACGACCTCAACAAGCAGTTCACGCAGATCGACAACTTCATTGCGGCCGGCGTCGATATGATCCTTCTCAATCCGGGGGATCCGAATGCGGTCGAACCTGCCATCAAGAAGGCTCAGGCCGCCGGCATCATGGTCGTTGCGGTCGACACGGCCGCAAAGGGCGCAGACCTGACGGTGACGACCGACAACGTTCAGGCCGGACAGATCGCCTGCCAGTACATCGTCGACAAGCTTCAGGGCAAAGGCAATGTCATCATCCAGAACGGCCCCCAGGTCTCGGCGGTCATCGACCGGGTGAAGGGCTGCAAGGAGGTCTTCGCGAAGAACAACGGCATCAAGATCCTGTCGGATGATCAGGACGCGAAGGGCTCCCGCGAAGGCGGCCTCCAGGTCATGCAGAGCCATCTCACCCGCTTCCCGGACATCAATGCGGTTTTCGCCATCAACGATCCCCAGGCCATTGGGACGAACCTCGCCGCCAAGCAGCTCAACCGAAACAACATCATCATCACGTCGGTCGACGGCGCTCCCGACATCGAAGCGGCCTTGAAGGATCCCGGCAGCCCCATGATCCAGGCTTCCGCCAGCCAGGACCCCTATGCCATGGCGCAGCTCGCCGTCCGCTTGGGCAACGACGCCATGAATGGTAAGAAGCCAGAGAATACGGTAACGTTGATGCCCTCGAAGCTGATCACGCGGGACAATGTCGGCCAGTATCAAGGTTGGTCCGCGCCCCGCTCCTGA
- a CDS encoding ribose ABC transporter permease, with product MTSPNETSASLQSSGAISADAGRKSLRRRLAWRSTLQAVGMLPVLIILGIAFDLMSGRFLSVQNLSIVAQQASINIVLAAGMTFVILTGGIDLSVGSILAAAAMVAILASKIPDWGMLGIPAAMLMGLALGFVNGALIAFIGLPPFIVTLGSLTAVRGLARLLGADTTQFNSELPFAFIGNGDLFGVPWLVVIALVVVLVSWFILRRTVLGVHVYAVGGNPDAARLTGIKVWAVLLFVYCASGLTSGLGGVMSAARLYAANGLQLGQSYELDAIAAVILGGTSFVGGIGSIWGTLIGALIIAVLTNGLILVGVSDIWQFIIKGLVIIGAVALDRYRLKGSART from the coding sequence ATGACATCTCCCAATGAGACCAGCGCATCTCTTCAGAGTTCAGGAGCAATAAGCGCAGATGCGGGAAGGAAAAGCCTGCGGCGACGCCTTGCATGGCGATCCACCCTGCAAGCTGTCGGCATGCTGCCCGTGCTCATCATTCTCGGCATCGCCTTCGACCTCATGTCGGGGCGCTTCCTGAGCGTCCAGAACCTCTCCATCGTCGCGCAGCAAGCATCGATCAATATCGTTCTTGCCGCCGGCATGACCTTCGTCATTCTCACCGGCGGCATCGACCTCTCCGTTGGCTCCATTCTCGCGGCAGCCGCCATGGTGGCGATCCTCGCCTCGAAAATTCCCGACTGGGGCATGCTGGGCATTCCTGCCGCCATGCTGATGGGACTTGCGCTGGGCTTCGTCAACGGCGCGCTCATCGCCTTTATCGGGCTGCCGCCGTTCATCGTGACGCTCGGCTCGCTGACAGCGGTGCGCGGCCTGGCGCGCCTACTCGGAGCGGATACCACTCAGTTCAATTCGGAACTGCCCTTTGCATTCATCGGCAACGGAGATCTGTTCGGCGTTCCATGGTTGGTGGTGATCGCCCTCGTCGTCGTGCTGGTCTCCTGGTTCATCCTGCGCCGCACGGTGCTCGGCGTGCATGTCTATGCGGTCGGCGGCAACCCCGATGCGGCACGCCTGACAGGGATCAAGGTCTGGGCCGTTCTCCTCTTCGTCTACTGCGCCTCGGGCCTCACCAGTGGGCTGGGCGGTGTGATGTCTGCGGCGCGGCTCTATGCGGCGAACGGGCTTCAGCTTGGCCAATCCTACGAACTTGACGCCATCGCGGCCGTTATTCTCGGGGGGACCAGCTTCGTCGGCGGCATCGGCTCGATCTGGGGCACGCTGATCGGAGCACTCATCATTGCGGTCCTGACGAACGGCCTCATTCTCGTGGGCGTCTCCGATATCTGGCAATTCATCATCAAGGGTCTCGTCATCATCGGCGCAGTGGCTCTCGACCGTTATCGTTTGAAAGGTTCCGCGCGCACATGA
- a CDS encoding AGE family epimerase/isomerase: MEMPLPILPATGSSWPTRPFHRRWLMEQADTLFELFQHGSINPAGGFFNLDDAGRPLDLTDSIRQIHSTTRLVHCFSIGVLLGRPGCDAIVDHGMDYLWKSHRDARHGGYVWSLDDNGPQDDTKQAYGHAFVLLAAASAKVVGHPLADRLLTDVTEVLDEHFWEERHGAVAEEFARDWSPISQYRGQNSNMHLTEALMAAFEATGERTYLARAQRIAELIIGRHAASLGYRVAEHFHADWSLDRDYRGSDVFRPFGTTPGHWLEWARLLVQLWVLGGKRHGWMPEASRELFKQAVELGWDKERGGFFYALDWNDQPRLPHKLWWPCAEAIGAAAFLCEHSPSAFHETWYRHVWSFVDQHLIDHERGGWHPELSEDLQPTGTLFTGKPDLYHALQACLIPLFPATGSLTRVISEEMG; encoded by the coding sequence ATGGAGATGCCTCTTCCCATTCTTCCCGCAACCGGCTCAAGCTGGCCAACCCGCCCCTTTCACCGCCGATGGCTGATGGAGCAGGCCGACACTCTGTTCGAGCTCTTCCAGCACGGGAGCATCAACCCGGCGGGCGGGTTCTTCAATCTCGACGATGCTGGCCGTCCTCTCGACCTCACCGATTCGATCCGGCAGATCCACAGCACGACGCGTCTCGTGCACTGCTTCTCCATCGGTGTTCTTCTGGGTCGTCCCGGATGCGACGCGATCGTCGATCATGGCATGGACTATCTCTGGAAGAGCCACCGCGACGCCAGGCATGGAGGTTATGTCTGGTCGCTCGACGACAATGGACCCCAGGACGATACGAAGCAGGCCTATGGTCACGCCTTCGTGCTGCTGGCCGCCGCGAGCGCCAAGGTTGTCGGACACCCTCTCGCCGATCGGCTCCTGACCGACGTCACGGAGGTGCTGGATGAGCACTTCTGGGAGGAGAGACATGGTGCCGTCGCAGAAGAATTCGCCCGCGACTGGTCACCGATCAGCCAGTATCGCGGCCAGAATTCGAACATGCATCTTACCGAAGCGTTGATGGCCGCTTTCGAGGCGACAGGTGAGAGAACCTATCTCGCAAGGGCCCAGCGCATCGCGGAGCTGATCATCGGGCGACACGCCGCATCGCTCGGCTACCGGGTGGCTGAGCACTTCCATGCGGATTGGTCCTTGGACCGGGATTATCGCGGCTCCGATGTGTTCCGTCCCTTTGGCACGACGCCGGGGCATTGGCTCGAATGGGCGCGCCTTCTGGTGCAGCTCTGGGTGCTGGGCGGCAAGCGGCATGGCTGGATGCCTGAGGCCTCCCGCGAATTGTTCAAGCAAGCGGTCGAGCTCGGATGGGATAAGGAGAGGGGCGGCTTCTTCTATGCCCTCGATTGGAACGACCAGCCAAGGCTGCCGCACAAGCTCTGGTGGCCCTGTGCAGAAGCCATAGGCGCGGCCGCCTTCCTATGCGAACACAGCCCGAGCGCGTTTCACGAAACTTGGTACCGGCACGTCTGGAGTTTCGTGGACCAGCACCTGATCGACCACGAGCGAGGTGGCTGGCATCCGGAACTCTCCGAAGACCTCCAGCCGACCGGCACATTGTTCACGGGCAAGCCCGACCTGTACCATGCCCTGCAGGCCTGCCTCATTCCACTCTTCCCCGCAACGGGAAGCCTAACGCGGGTCATATCCGAGGAAATGGGTTAG
- the xylB gene encoding xylulokinase — MPCYLGIDVGTSAVKALLVDEEQRTMADATIPLETSRPQDLWSEQDPETWWAAVQTAVERLCIRAPAAFSGIEGIGLSGQMHGAVLLDERGQPLRPAILWNDGRSFQEAEELRRFHPELSRTMGVIPMPGFTAPKLLWLARHEPETFRAMRMVLSPKDFIRLKLTGVCITEMSDAAGTWWLDEAARDWSDEALAATGLDRLRMPELIEGSAPSGMVRPEIARAWGLRGDVTVSGGAGDAAAGAVGLGAIDDGSAFISLGTSGQLFVTTHRFSPAPETLVHSFCHALPGRWFQMAAMLNGASCLAWAAGLLKSEVPGLLRQTEAAYRGPSPLIFLPYLAGERTPHNNPYARGVFFGLSPETQPVDMIQAVLEGVAFSFADAKACLVQAGTQLSYAGLIGGGSRSAFWAQIFANVLNIPLSRYEGSETGPAFGAARLARLAATGEAPETVCSAPAVIETIEPQPRLVDRYGPRVDAFRRLYRALEPEFRNAPTGW; from the coding sequence ATGCCTTGCTATCTCGGTATCGATGTGGGGACCTCGGCGGTCAAAGCGCTCCTCGTCGACGAGGAGCAACGCACCATGGCCGACGCGACGATCCCTCTGGAAACGTCTCGCCCGCAAGATCTCTGGTCCGAGCAGGATCCCGAGACATGGTGGGCCGCCGTTCAGACAGCCGTTGAACGCCTCTGCATTCGGGCTCCAGCCGCCTTTTCCGGGATCGAGGGAATAGGATTGTCAGGACAGATGCATGGCGCCGTGCTGCTCGATGAACGCGGGCAGCCTCTACGGCCAGCCATCCTCTGGAATGACGGCCGGTCCTTTCAGGAGGCGGAGGAGCTTAGGAGGTTCCATCCCGAGCTTTCTCGAACGATGGGCGTCATCCCGATGCCCGGTTTCACGGCTCCGAAGCTGCTCTGGCTCGCCCGGCACGAGCCTGAAACGTTTCGTGCCATGCGAATGGTTCTCTCGCCGAAGGACTTCATCCGCCTGAAGCTGACCGGCGTCTGTATCACCGAGATGTCGGATGCCGCCGGCACGTGGTGGCTCGACGAAGCGGCGCGCGACTGGTCCGACGAGGCGCTCGCGGCAACGGGGCTCGATCGCCTGCGAATGCCCGAGCTGATCGAGGGATCGGCACCGTCTGGCATGGTGCGCCCGGAAATTGCCCGGGCATGGGGGCTGCGGGGCGACGTCACGGTTTCCGGCGGCGCGGGCGATGCGGCGGCCGGAGCGGTCGGCCTGGGAGCAATCGACGATGGATCCGCCTTTATTTCTCTCGGCACATCCGGGCAGCTCTTTGTCACCACGCACCGCTTTAGCCCCGCACCTGAAACCCTGGTCCACTCCTTCTGCCATGCCCTTCCGGGGCGCTGGTTCCAGATGGCGGCCATGCTGAACGGGGCCAGCTGCCTCGCTTGGGCGGCCGGGCTCCTCAAGTCGGAAGTCCCCGGGCTTCTGCGCCAAACCGAAGCCGCCTATCGCGGCCCCTCTCCCCTGATCTTCCTGCCTTATCTGGCCGGTGAGCGGACACCGCATAACAATCCCTACGCGAGGGGCGTCTTTTTCGGGCTCTCTCCCGAGACGCAGCCGGTCGACATGATCCAAGCCGTTCTGGAAGGCGTTGCCTTCAGCTTCGCCGACGCCAAGGCGTGCCTTGTGCAGGCAGGCACGCAACTTTCTTACGCCGGCCTGATCGGCGGCGGATCCCGCAGCGCCTTCTGGGCACAGATTTTTGCCAATGTCCTGAACATTCCGCTCTCCCGGTACGAAGGGAGTGAAACGGGCCCTGCCTTCGGTGCCGCGCGCCTGGCGCGGCTTGCTGCCACCGGAGAGGCTCCGGAAACAGTCTGCTCGGCGCCCGCGGTGATCGAGACGATCGAGCCCCAGCCTCGCCTCGTCGATCGGTATGGTCCGCGCGTCGATGCCTTCCGCCGCCTCTACCGAGCGCTCGAGCCTGAGTTTCGGAATGCGCCGACGGGGTGGTAA